One stretch of Manis pentadactyla isolate mManPen7 chromosome 10, mManPen7.hap1, whole genome shotgun sequence DNA includes these proteins:
- the SYNGR1 gene encoding synaptogyrin-1 isoform X3, whose product MEGGAYGAGKAGGAFDPHTLVRQPHTILRVVSWVFSIVVFGSIVNEGYLNSSSEGEQFCIYNRNPNACSYGVAVGVLAFLTCLLYLALDAYFPQISSVKDRKKAVLSDIGVSAFWAFLWFVGFCYLANQWQVSKPKDNPMNEGTDAARAAITFSFFSIFTWAGQAMLAFQRYQIGADSALFSQDYMDPSQDSSMPYAPYVEPSAGPDPAGMGGTYQQPANAFDTEPQGYQSQGY is encoded by the exons ATGGAAGGGGGTGCGTACGGAGCCGGCAAAGCCGGGGGCGCCTTCGACCCCCACACCCTGGTCCGGCAGCCTCACACCATCCTGCGTGTTGTGTCTTGG GTGTTCTCCATCGTGGTGTTCGGCTCCATTGTGAACGAGGGCTACCTCAACAGCAGCTCCGAGGGTGAGCAGTTCTGCATCTACAACCGCAACCCCAATGCCTGCAGCTACGGCGTGGCCGTGGGCGTGCTCGCCTTCCTCACCTGCCTGCTCTACCTGGCCCTGGACGCGTACTTCCCACAGATCAGCAGTGTGAAGGACCGCAAGAAAGCCGTCCTGTCCGACATCGGCGTCTCGG CCTTCTGGGCCTTCCTCTGGTTTGTGGGCTTCTGCTACCTGGCCAACCAATGGCAAGTCTCCAAGCCTAAGGACAATCCGATGAACGAAGGGACAGACGCGGCCCGGGCCGCCATCACCTTCTCCTTCTTCTCCATCTTCACATGG GCGGGCCAGGCTATGCTGGCCTTCCAGCGGTACCAGATTGGCGCCGACTCGGCCCTCTTCTCCCAGGACTACATGGACCCCAGCCAGGACTCCAGCATGCCTTACGCCCCCTACGTGGAGCCCAGCGCTGGGCCAGACCCTGCCGGCATGGGCGGCACCTACCAGCAGCCAGCCAACGCCTTTGACACCGAGCCCCAGGGCTACCAGTCACAGGGCTACTGA
- the SYNGR1 gene encoding synaptogyrin-1 isoform X4, with translation MEGGAYGAGKAGGAFDPHTLVRQPHTILRVVSWVFSIVVFGSIVNEGYLNSSSEGEQFCIYNRNPNACSYGVAVGVLAFLTCLLYLALDAYFPQISSVKDRKKAVLSDIGVSAFWAFLWFVGFCYLANQWQVSKPKDNPMNEGTDAARAAITFSFFSIFTWSLTAALAVRRFKDLTFQEEYNTLFPASAQP, from the exons ATGGAAGGGGGTGCGTACGGAGCCGGCAAAGCCGGGGGCGCCTTCGACCCCCACACCCTGGTCCGGCAGCCTCACACCATCCTGCGTGTTGTGTCTTGG GTGTTCTCCATCGTGGTGTTCGGCTCCATTGTGAACGAGGGCTACCTCAACAGCAGCTCCGAGGGTGAGCAGTTCTGCATCTACAACCGCAACCCCAATGCCTGCAGCTACGGCGTGGCCGTGGGCGTGCTCGCCTTCCTCACCTGCCTGCTCTACCTGGCCCTGGACGCGTACTTCCCACAGATCAGCAGTGTGAAGGACCGCAAGAAAGCCGTCCTGTCCGACATCGGCGTCTCGG CCTTCTGGGCCTTCCTCTGGTTTGTGGGCTTCTGCTACCTGGCCAACCAATGGCAAGTCTCCAAGCCTAAGGACAATCCGATGAACGAAGGGACAGACGCGGCCCGGGCCGCCATCACCTTCTCCTTCTTCTCCATCTTCACATGG AGCCTGACCGCAGCCCTGGCCGTGCGGAGATTCAAGGACCTTACCTTCCAGGAGGAGTACAACACACTGTTTCCTGCCTCAGCACAGCCCTAG